The DNA region GCGCCTCAACGTTGAATAGTTCTCCGCCTTAGATTCTCTCTCCGGTGACAATaccttgtgccacctcttatgacgtcatgttatcctgttacgaagctcaatttcggaggattctgaaaattttggccagattttcgagaaatgtatcaggagaacatgaagcggaaggaaGTATTCTATATTTCAGCGTTGGACGCCTTTCAAAAACTCTGCGCCTCAACGTTGAATAGTTCTCCGCCTTAGATTCTCTCTCCGGTGACAATaccttgtgccacctcttatgacgtcatgttatcctgttacgaagctcaatttcggaggattctgaaaattttggccagattttggagaaatgtatcaggagaacatgaagcggaaggaaGTATTCTATATTTCAGCGTTGGACGCCTTTCAAAAACTCTGCGCCTCAACGTTGAATAGTTCTCCGCCTTAGATTCTCTCTCCGGTGACAATaccttgtgccacctcttatgacgtcatgttatcctgttacgaagctcaatttcggaggattctgaaaattttggccagattttcgagaaatgtatcaggagaacatgaagcggaaggaaGTATTCTATATTTCAGCGTTGGACGCCTTTCAAAAACTCTGCGCCTCAACGTTGAATAGTTCTCCGCCTTAGATTCTCTCTCCGGTGACAATaccttgtgccacctcttatgacgtcatgttatcctgttacgaagctcaattttggaggattctgaaaattttggtcagattttggagaaatgtatcaggagaacatgaagcggaaggaaGTATTCTATATTTCAGCGTTGGACGCCTTTTAAAAACTCTGCGCCTCAACGTTGAATAGTTCTCCGCCTTAGATTCTCTCTCCGGTGACAATaccttgtgccacctcttatgacgtcatgttatcctgttacgaagctcaatttcggaggattctgaaaattttggccagattttcgagaaatgtatcaggagaacatgaagcggaaggaaGTATTCTATATTTCAGCGTTGGACGCCTTTCAAAAACTCTGCGCCTCAACGTTGAATAGTTCTCCGCCTTAGATTCTCTCTCCGGTGACAATaccttgtgccacctcttatgacgtcatgttatcctgttacgaagctcaattttggaggattctgaaaattttggccagattttggagaaatgtatcaggagaacatgaagcggaaggaaGTATTCTATATTTCAGCGTTGGACGCCTTTCAAAAACTCTGCGCCTCAACGTTGAATAGTTCTCCGCCTTAGATTCTCTCTCCGGTGACAATaccttgtgccacctcttatgacgtcatgttatcctgttacgaagctcaatttcggaggattctgaaaattttggccagattttcgagaaatgtatcaggagaacatgaagcggaaggaaGTATTCTATATTTCCGCGTTGGACGCCTTTCAAAAACTCTGCGCCTCAACGTTGAATAGTTCTCCGCCTTAGATTCTCTCTCCGGTGACAATaccttgtgccacctcttatgacgtcatgttatcctgttacgaagctcaattttggaggattctgaaaattttggtcagattttggagaaatgtatcaggagaacatgaagcggaaggaaGTATTCTATATTTCAGCGTTGGACGCCTTTCAAAAACTCTGCGCCTCAACGTTGAATAGTTCTCCGCCTTAGATTCTCTCTTCGGTGACAATaccttgtgccacctcttatgacgtcatattatcctgttacgaagctcaattttggaggattctgaaaattttggccagattttggagaaatgtatcaggagaacatgaagcgggaagaggtatactaaatttcagcttcaaagacaaaAAACCAACCAGTCACCATAAATCAAGCTAATTTGACCTGAACTTCGTGAACCTGATTTCCTCGagttaaatatcactaaaatcAAGCTAATTTCACCTAAATTTAATAATCGCTTAAGAAATCGCTCATtttgggaatttcgcgattttcgactttattctgcgatatttaaacgtttgtagctcagagcaacgacTTTGATGTAATTATCAGCATGTATAGAACttatttaaatctacaaacgggttttctgaattttcattacaggctcagaaaaaagaagaaaaaacgacctttactattttttttgctatttcgtCCAATCGCAATTTATTAAAAGGTTATGTAGCATTATGTAGCATGTAAAATAATAGCTGCTAGAGTGGAAAAAAATCTTGTAcaagaaaagtatttatttatcgcCCCCTATGGCGTACTAACTTTGTGACAACTTCAGCTATTTTATTGAAACTGCAATCACTAAAAGGGATTGAATACGAATAACTATTTCTTTGTAGGTTTGATACAGATCTATATTTAATACACAGCGTAATCCGTTGTCGATGGTACAATTGTGAAGGAGAAAATATTCCATAAGAAACTAGTGGAAAGTGTAGCAAACTCTGTCGAATAAACtgtttacttttaaataaagcaGCGGCAGTGGCGATCAACTGCATAATAATCctacgcgcatccagtctgcgtaTCGCTTGAAGTAAACGCTCAGTCGTAAAGAGAAAGCTCCTCGATGGCACATGTGTGCTGGTTGGAACAATATTTCTTAACTGTGTGTGTACGTAAAGGAACTCCAGGGCTGTATCGAAATGGGGGTTGCACTTCCTCATcacttaatttaatttctcatcaACATATTACATTCCGATAATATTTAAAACATATACGATTGATGCCTGCACGATGAACGTTATATTGAATTAGTAGCGCGCCCAAATGTGCCCAAAATTCTTGGCATTAAACATTTTAATCATGCACGGGGTGCCAGACAGTTCGACTACATATTTGAGGagtatataaatatgtacacggcatcaaaataacattttgcattatatttttacaaaaccacTTTCTTAATGGACGCTCGTACATATCCACTGTTTATCCGATAAACATTGATCAATCTATGGAACGTGAATAGCAAATTTTACGAGGAATTGCAACGAAACTTTGTCACCATTTGGTTAACCATGACGTTCTAGCATTACTGACATCGGATGTGTTTTTCTTCCTACTCGATACATCCTTAAtcgaataacaaagtaaattATAACGACGTGGTAATGGCTAATCATTACGAAGTCCCTAATTGGTACGTTTGCAAAATTCTTGTTGGCGTTTCTAGGCCAGCAGTTCGGCGCTATACTGCCCACTCGATAGTATTTATCAACGCAGACGTGTGTCGAATATCATAGTCTACAAAGGTTATGTTTTTTCAGGGCTGGAAAGCCACCAGTTGGATTGCACTTagatgtattaaaaaatgacaaatTGATACAGGTATGATAGCCTTGTATCGTGATCATTGGTTAAGGATTCGTGTCTGTCTGGGAGGATACTGAAAGCACTAATCATTTTGTTGCAGAAGTTAATGGTCGACGAAAAGAAATGCTATTTGTTTGGTCGAAATCAACAATTAAACGATTTCTGTATAGACCACGCTTCTTGCTCTCGTGTTCACTCCGCCCTTGTTTATCATAAGCATCTAAATCGAGCGTTTCTGGTCGATTTGGGTAGCAGTAAGTACATGCGCATCTATTCCTAACTCGCAGTGCATTAATTTACTCGTAACATGAAATACTTTCtaaatattaaggggtcattctagtAATCACAACGCAAAAtttggcaacattcaggtttctttttctcagcgaatacaatgaataacaatgtcaaacttttctttcatttattaagctacttataatgtacacggaacaattgtttaaatacacttttaattgtgttttttcaatcttatctggagttcaaaatcgcgcctttgaaaagatggcgggagtgatttcagctcacagactcatctgaaacaaaaaaaccaagctgattcttaatcattatgagtactgcTATCgtaggtgccagaattagccacgtaagtcaaaatataacaaaattgcgcgcattcaaacttcaagtttcgaaattttccattcttgaagtttgaatgcgctcaattttgttatattttgactTATGTGCCTAATTTTGGCACCTGCGATTCAGATGAGTTTGTGAGCTTAACTCACttccgccagggaggtatttcttttcaaaagcgcgattttgaactccagataacattgaaaaaacacaattaaaagtgtatttaaaaaattgttccgtatacattacaagtagcttaataaatgaaaaaaaagtatgatattgttattcattgtattcactgagaaaaaaagcctaaatgttgccgaattttgcggcgtgattaccagaatgaccccttaatcatCTTTTCAAAGAAtgcaaaagaaaattttcaagtaTCGGCTTATCGCTGTATCTACCTTCAAGAGAACATTGAAAATTCAAACTGTTAATATCGCAAACACGAATTTATTCCCTAGCGCACGGGACTTTCATCGGTAATTTGCGTTTGGAAGCTCACAAACCTACACAGTTACCGATCGATAGCACATTTCATTTTGGAGCGTCTACTCGGTACTATATTATCAGAGAAAGACCACAAACGGGTACCAGACCGATTATCGAAGAGCTAGAAAAGCTGTCTGAAGACATCGACGCTGGTGGTTTATTAGGCTTGCCCGAAACAGAGACGGAGCTTGATGTACGCATTTGATAGTCTGCTTCCGAATTGCATGGTCAAAGGGCACAGTAACGATCGTACTGTTTGTTACAGAACCTAACAGAATTTAATACTGCGCACAATAGACGTATATCTATGCTGGGTATAACGGACGACGAGATTCATAAACCAAcgaggaaacgaaagaaaaagggaattactttcaacgacgacgaggaggtaaTAAACCCGGAGGACGTCGATCCCTCAGTTGGCAGATTTCGTAATCTTGTACAAACGACCGTGGTACCCAGTAAAGTATGTTTCACTTTTGCCATACATCTCGATTTTTAATTGTACGTATATTATTTAACACGTTCGATATTACTCGTGCTTTAGAGAATGCGTATGGAAGGAGGCTTGATATCGCTGTCAGAAGATCACAATCCTTTGAAGCTTCTACATCAACCTACATCGACCGCGCCTCAACTCTATCACGATCTACCGCCCGAACAGTTCACCCCCTCGTCGTTGTCTCTTAATCCGTTCTCTAGTGCTCTATCCTCGTTAACGTCTCGGCTTGGTATCGCGTTACCAAATCCGGCGCCCGAGGTGGAGATGTCACCCAATCAAATACAAACGGAAGCGCCGCACGTACCGGAAATACCAGGACCTACAGAAACACGAACTATGGaaccaaaaaagaaaaaatacgcCAAAGAGGCTTGGCCCGGGAAAAAGCCTATACCGACGCTGCTGGTGTAATAACATTAGGGAACTTATTTTTACTATATAGTTTTTATCATACGGATTTTAGAAATTAAGTTATATAAGAACCTGCGCATAAATTCGCTGTCGTTACAGCAAAGATGTTTTAGTTAATCTTACGTAACTACATCGATACCTTGAATATTCAAGCCGAATCCGTTTCAAGCATAATTCTATTGTATTTCGGAAGCAAGTTCTTCTCGTTTTACCCTCGGTGGATCGTTTAAATGTGATGGTCATTTACGCGTAATATCCTCGTAAAGATCAAAATTGTAACTAAAATTCCCTGTAAGATAAAGAAACGTGAATAAACAGAGATTTATCTTACTTTAGTTTTAAGAGAGTGAGAATAAATATCAGAAGGATGGCGGAAAgaaatcctttttttttgtcataATACTCACGTCATTGCTTTACCGTATATTCTATTTAATTCCGCTGGGCAAACTTTTCAAGCACAATGGAAACAGCGTGTTACGTTTACGTGTAAAAAGTGTTTACTAAGCGACACGTATTCCTTGCAATTAACACTATTAGCAGTACATTACCGTTATCGCGCGACTGTTCtttgtttcaaggaaaataacgATGATTTGTTACTTGCGCGTTCAGTGCAAtaattataaatgtaatatCAATTTAAGTTCAAACGATTCCTGGAATTCTCAATAAATTTCGCTTTAATACTCGTCGGAACAAAGAGTGTTGCGCAACTCAGTGTACTTTACTTTCATCCCGAGAAAGATTTCCTTTACCTGTCCATTAACGACCCTTTAATTAAAGCCGTTTAGCTACGCGAAATATCCACAACTCtactaaagaaaaataattttattaaaaaaagacaTACGAGTCACAAAAACATAGAGGACGAGGTATAAAAGTAGATCTTTTATACGGTACAATTTATCGTATCGGATCGGTCCCTTTCCTTTCGGGCAGTCGAACAGTGCTGGTGGAAATCCCAATGAAGTGTTTTGCGCGTTCATCTTTAATATTCCAGCGAAGCATCCGGCGTGGTGGAGGACTCCAGGGCAACTTCCTCGTAGTCTCTCTCGAGCGCAGCAAGATCATCGCGGGCCTCCGCGAACTCGCCTTCCTCCATGCCTTCCCCGACGTACCAATGGACGAACGCTCGCTTATGATACATTAAATCGAATTTGTAATTCAACTTCGCCCATGCCTCTTCAATAGCAGTGGTGTTCGATAGCATGGAGACGGCCCTTTGCACCTAAACGATTCCCAGCTCTTTAATCCGTTCGGATTCACAATTCTCCTAAACCTCTTAAAGAATCAAATTGCCATAAAGCTGCGACCGTGGGACAGGGTTTAAAAAAGGAATATGAGACGTGCAAAGATTTCTTGCAAAGGAACATGACTGGCAGCATAAGCTATCCCGCAGTTACGAAACGCCGGGCGTGTTTGACGACTTCGTTCTTTAATCGCTGTCCGGTAACGACGTGGTTTGCGCAATAATTGATACCTTGGCGAGGTCTCCGCCAGGGACGACGGTCGGTGGCTGATAATTGATACCGACTTTGAAGCCGGTCGGGCACCAGTCGACGAAGCGTATGCTACTTTTACCCTTCATCGCGGCGATCGCAGCGTTCACGTCTTTCGGGACAACGTCGCCGCGGTAGAGCAGGCAGCAGGCCATGTACTTTCCCTCCCGGGGATCGCACTTGACCATCTGGTTGGAGGCTTCGAAACACTCGGACGTTATCTCCGCGACGGACATACCCTCGTGGAAGGCCTTGTCGGCCGACACCACCGGGGCGTAAGTGGTCAGGGGGAAATGGATCCTAGGGTACGGCACCAGGTTCGTTTGGAATTCGGTCAAGTCCACGTTTAAAGCACCGTCGAATCTCAAGGATGCGGTTATAGACGATACCACCTGACTGATAAGGCGGTTCAGATTGGCGTACGAGGGCCGTTCAATGCCAAGCTTCCGCTGGCAGATATCGTAAATCGCTTCGTTATCGACCATGAACGCGCAATCTGAATGCCCGATCGTCGTGTGGGTCGTCAGGATCGCGTTGTAAGGCTCCACGACGGCGGTGGACACCTAAACGTATGTTTCGCATGAGAATGACAAAGGGGGAAGGGGATGCCTCTATCATTTCCCTAAACTTTCGTACTTGTGGCGCCGGGTAGACGGCGAACTCTAGCTTGCTCTTTTTCCCGTAATCGTCGGAGAGCTTCTGCATGAGCAGCGAGGTGAATCCCGATCCGGTGCCGCCTCCGAACGAGTGGAAGACGAAGAAACCTTGGAGACCGGTGCACTGATCCGTCAGCCTCCGTACCCTGTCCATCACAGAGTCTATCACTTCTCTGCCTATGGAATAATGACCGCGtgcgtaattgttggcagcgtcTTCTTTGCCGGTGATTAATTGCTCGGGGTGGTACAGTTGCTTGTAGGGGCCTATTCGTACCTCGTCTAAGGGACATGTTTCATTTTAAACATCTACATTCTCGAGTAATCTAGAAGCTATCAAAGCTGTAATCGTGTAAATCAGCGAAGatcaggtgggcggtccgaggacactagcatccatagcgtcttctacgtgctgcgtggaagagggtgctcgaagccaatgaagcggcgggcatgccacggatagggaaaactctagtagtgtgcccttaggccctaaaggtgaagttccacggcacGTGCTCGGCTCGCTCAGGTTCGACGAGACGGCTTGGTgagcgcgagtcggcgagccgggcgccgtggaatttcaccttaagggtatgagcctacacgcacactactagagttttccctatccgtggcataCCCGtcgcttcattggcttcgagcaccctctTCCATGCAGCACGTAcaagacgctatggatgctagcgtcctTGGACCGCCCATCTGATCTATGCTGGTGTAAATCGAAGAAGGCTAACCGACGACCGTGGGCTCGAGGTCCACCATCACCGCGCGGGGGACCATTTTGCCGGAGCTCGTCTCGTTGAAGAAAGTGTTGAAGCAATCGTTCGTCCCGGACACTTTGTCTGACGGCATCGTCCCGTCAGGTTGAATCCCATGCTCCAGGCAATAAAGCTCCCAACAGGCGTTGCCCATTTGTACGCCGGCTTGGCCAACGTGCATCGATATACACTCACGCTGAAAGGCGACGAGCAAATAACGCAATTTTTCAATCAATAAGCTCCGGGATTAAAGTCTCGGCAAGAGTATACTCTGATGCAATTCAAATCCGGCGGAATCCGCTTAAGTCATACCATTTTGATGATTTCCAGTGCCGGTGCTTCTTGATAAAGATATCTCAGATTTTCTTGGACCGTGGAACCGAAAGGGGattataaaattttgattaatcaCAGGAAATTTTGATGTCAGCGATCCACTACCCAGGAAGGAAGTACTGTGACAATTTATTTCAGTTGCCTGGACGACAAAATTGCGCAATGAAattgaacgaaaaaaaaaagttgagaacatcgtgtatatacatatatatgtatatactttctAACAATGCAGAAGCATCGCCGATGCTCTTCATAACGAGCATGAATTGACTGCCATACCATTTTACAGTACTCGTACAATAATCGTACAATACCTACGCGATGTTTACTTCAGTAATTAAATTATCGTTCCCTTATCGCTGATACCGCCGATAGACCGTAACCCGCGATTTCGCGTAATGACGAAGCAAGTCCTACGCGTGCGAGCGTATTTCGCCGCCAACAGTGATGTGAAATTCGCATTCACGATGCCGCAATATGCTTCGCATTTGTACCCGTATTATCtcgtaaataaagagagaaaaatacatCCTGTTTCCTATCTCCATTTTCGATCTGTCCGGCTCGGACGCATTTCTGTCTGCCTCTCTAAAAATAGACGGTTACTAAATCGTCGGTGGTCAATAAGAAGTCAAGGATCCCGACGGTTTCGGTGCTGGCGATCTCAAGAGACTTATATAACATCCTGCCGGATCGATCGTGCGCGTGCTTACGCACGTGTTGCTATCTGATAAATCATTGTGCGATACATTTCCTTTGCTATCTATCCTCCCGAGGAGAAAAATTCTATCGCACGATCTGGAGGCGTCCGAGTGCCCGTGACTCGATGATTGATGACTCGAGCAACTTTGACGGGATAGCGCGGACAGGCTTGACACTTCCAACAGTCTCGTGGAGCGACTCGAATCTCCAGCAGACGGCATGGTGTTACGTTTGAGCCGGTAGCTTGAGCCCGCGCGAACGAATCGATCATGGACGCTAGTAAGAAGTACAACAATCCTAATCCCAGATTGTCGGCGAATCCACTCAGTAAACTGATATTTTGGTAAGTGTTTGGCAGTGTCCGCGTTACCCCGTCTCACGTGTAACTGTTTCAACTTTGGATTCAAGGTGGTTGAAGCCCCTGTTCTGGCACAGTAAGGAGCATGATCTCGAAGTCAAGGATATATACAGTGTTATGCCTGATGATGTTAGTCAAACTCTCGGAGATAAACTTGAAAGGTAAAGATCAAACAATGGTATTTACACGCAGCTGATATCTAGCGCCGATCAAACAACAGTTACATCATTAACATTCCCTCCTATTATCTCTGCGCTCAGGAACTGGTTTAAGGAGATCAAAGCGGCGGAGGAGGTTTATAGAAAGCCTAAATTTTTCAACGCTTTGAGGAACACATTCGTATGGTCGTTCGCTTATTACGGAGGATGGCAATTTTTTCTAtcactttttttaaagtaaatacaCCTTGCGCATTTTACTGCGGGATTACTGTGGCATTACTAATATCTTTGTTCTAACATCGCAGAGTTCTGCAACCGTACGTCCTAGGCATTCTTATTTGGCACTTCGATCCACGATCAACGTCCACTGCCACAGAAGCATACGCTTATGCTTCCGCTCTTGTAGTTCTAACTTTACTCAGCATTTTCATTGTTCACCATTCGAACTTAGGCTTAATGGAAGTtggaatgagaatgagaatagCGTGTTCCTCTGTGATGTATAGAAAGGTGAGAAATTCTCTTTCGTAAGTTTGTGCTTAACAAACGTTGTTATTTTAGATCTCTCGCTCCTTTAGATTCTACGTCTGTCGAAGTTTTCCACCAGCGTCACAACTCCAGGGCAGATCGTGAATTTACTATCGAACGATGTGGCGAGATTCGAACAGTTATTTATATCTCTGCATTACATTTGGATTTTGCCTATCCAAGGTGCTCTGATTGCTTTCATAATCTGGGAGAGCGTGGGGATTGCTTGTTTAGCTGGAATTTTCCTGATAAGCTTACAAACTATACCTCTACAAGGTACATATTCTCGTTACAAGCTTCGACGCGGTAACGGCGCTATTAATTAATCTGTTGCCCTCGCAGGATACCTAGGGAAATGGACATCAAAGTTGCGGTTAAAAATTGCATTGAGAACAGATGAAAGGGTGCGCTTAATGTCAGAGATCATTAGTGGAATTCAAGTTATTAAAATGTACACTTGGGAGAAACCATTCGAGAAGCTGGTCAGCCTCGTCAGAAGGTTATTTTCAGCGTTTAACAAcataaataacaataaaaagaGCTGTATGTTATTGAATGAATTAACATGTAGAGTGATTTTGCAGCCGTGAAGTGGACGTCCTTTTACGTTCATCGTACTTAAGAGGCTTCACATTAGCCAGTTTTGTATTTACTGAACGAACAACTTTATACTTTACAATTATGGCATACGTACTTCTCGGAAACAATATATCCGCCGACAAAGTATTTTCAATGGCCCAGTACTTTAATATCCTTCAGTTAACCATGGCTATACTCTACCCTATGGCTGTGTCAGCTACCGCAGAGGCTGTTGTGTCTATTAAGAGGCTCGAGGTGAGATAAATAATTAGTCTTGCTTACCAGCGTCAATGGTTATAAACTTCACGCTGTTTCATCCTATTCATTGACTTTCCTTTAGAATTTCTTgttgttaaaagaaaataacaATCTAATCCATCCTAAGAAGATCAGTGGAGATGGTAGCATTACGATGAAAGATATTACAGCTTCTTGGTCGGACACTGCGATCGCGAATACATTGCACGATATCAACGCTCGAATAGAGCCTGGGAAACTCTACGCCATTGTTGGTTCAGTCGGGGCAGGAAAGGTAACTTGTGAGAAATGGGATAATACGTTAGTAGGCCATTGGTATTATGAGATTCTTGCACCTTTCAGAGTTCATTCCTTCAATTAATCTTACGAGAACTGCAACACTCGCACGGAGATATACAAGTGAACGGTGGCGTATCGTATGCCAGCCAAGAAGCCTGGTTATTCGCGGGCTCGGTGCGCAACAATATTCTTTTCGGGCAACCCTACGATCCAAAGAAGTACAGCGAAGTTGTTAAAGTGTGCGCTCTCACCAAAGATTTTCAACAGTTCAATTACGGCGATAAGACTTTAGTCGGAGATAGAGGCGCGTCGCTCAGCGGCGGACAACGCGCGAGAATAAATTTGGCTAGGTAAAGTGAATCCATTTGAAACGATTGATACCGTGTTGAAAATTACATTGGTGATTGTTACAACAGGGCCGTGTACAGGAGCGCGGATATTTATTTGCTAGACGACCCGCTATCCGCGGTCGACACTCACGTTGGGAAACATTTATTCAACGAATGTATCAAAGACTATCTTCACAGTAAAACAAGAATACTCG from Andrena cerasifolii isolate SP2316 chromosome 10, iyAndCera1_principal, whole genome shotgun sequence includes:
- the Nipp1 gene encoding nuclear inhibitor of protein phosphatase 1 isoform X2, which codes for MANHYEVPNWAGKPPVGLHLDVLKNDKLIQLMVDEKKCYLFGRNQQLNDFCIDHASCSRVHSALVYHKHLNRAFLVDLGSTHGTFIGNLRLEAHKPTQLPIDSTFHFGASTRYYIIRERPQTGTRPIIEELEKLSEDIDAGGLLGLPETETELDNLTEFNTAHNRRISMLGITDDEIHKPTRKRKKKGITFNDDEEVINPEDVDPSVGRFRNLVQTTVVPSKRMRMEGGLISLSEDHNPLKLLHQPTSTAPQLYHDLPPEQFTPSSLSLNPFSSALSSLTSRLGIALPNPAPEVEMSPNQIQTEAPHVPEIPGPTETRTMEPKKKKYAKEAWPGKKPIPTLLV
- the Nipp1 gene encoding nuclear inhibitor of protein phosphatase 1 isoform X1 encodes the protein MANHYEVPNWAGKPPVGLHLDVLKNDKLIQKLMVDEKKCYLFGRNQQLNDFCIDHASCSRVHSALVYHKHLNRAFLVDLGSTHGTFIGNLRLEAHKPTQLPIDSTFHFGASTRYYIIRERPQTGTRPIIEELEKLSEDIDAGGLLGLPETETELDNLTEFNTAHNRRISMLGITDDEIHKPTRKRKKKGITFNDDEEVINPEDVDPSVGRFRNLVQTTVVPSKRMRMEGGLISLSEDHNPLKLLHQPTSTAPQLYHDLPPEQFTPSSLSLNPFSSALSSLTSRLGIALPNPAPEVEMSPNQIQTEAPHVPEIPGPTETRTMEPKKKKYAKEAWPGKKPIPTLLV
- the Nipp1 gene encoding nuclear inhibitor of protein phosphatase 1 isoform X3 → MVDEKKCYLFGRNQQLNDFCIDHASCSRVHSALVYHKHLNRAFLVDLGSTHGTFIGNLRLEAHKPTQLPIDSTFHFGASTRYYIIRERPQTGTRPIIEELEKLSEDIDAGGLLGLPETETELDNLTEFNTAHNRRISMLGITDDEIHKPTRKRKKKGITFNDDEEVINPEDVDPSVGRFRNLVQTTVVPSKRMRMEGGLISLSEDHNPLKLLHQPTSTAPQLYHDLPPEQFTPSSLSLNPFSSALSSLTSRLGIALPNPAPEVEMSPNQIQTEAPHVPEIPGPTETRTMEPKKKKYAKEAWPGKKPIPTLLV
- the LOC143374353 gene encoding tubulin alpha chain, whose translation is MRECISMHVGQAGVQMGNACWELYCLEHGIQPDGTMPSDKVSGTNDCFNTFFNETSSGKMVPRAVMVDLEPTVVDEVRIGPYKQLYHPEQLITGKEDAANNYARGHYSIGREVIDSVMDRVRRLTDQCTGLQGFFVFHSFGGGTGSGFTSLLMQKLSDDYGKKSKLEFAVYPAPQVSTAVVEPYNAILTTHTTIGHSDCAFMVDNEAIYDICQRKLGIERPSYANLNRLISQVVSSITASLRFDGALNVDLTEFQTNLVPYPRIHFPLTTYAPVVSADKAFHEGMSVAEITSECFEASNQMVKCDPREGKYMACCLLYRGDVVPKDVNAAIAAMKGKSSIRFVDWCPTGFKVGINYQPPTVVPGGDLAKVQRAVSMLSNTTAIEEAWAKLNYKFDLMYHKRAFVHWYVGEGMEEGEFAEARDDLAALERDYEEVALESSTTPDASLEY